DNA sequence from the Vicia villosa cultivar HV-30 ecotype Madison, WI linkage group LG3, Vvil1.0, whole genome shotgun sequence genome:
ATCAAACTTAAAGAGTCACATGAAAACATATCCCAGGTATCCATTGAACGTGTCTACTGACCCTATCCAAACAGTCTTGACATTTTTATCAAAAAAGGGGGAGTAAGTATTAGTACTATTGCAGTACTAAGGGGGAGTAGTAGTTTTTGATCTTGATCTGGTGTTTATGAGGAGCATGATGTTTATGATTGTGAGATGAACAGGTGTTTAAGGGGAGTACTTTTTGCTTCTGATCTATTACGGGGAgcatgttttttattttctagCCTGATGATGCCATGATAATTTAGTGCTAGTTTTTGTGATTGGTGTATGGTTGCATGTGGTCATGCCTGATGTCTTGATATCCTGACCGTGAAATTTTTTTTCTCTGAAGAAGGTTCTTTTTTGTTTGTCAAGGGTTATTTCTCTCTAAAGTTGTGCTTTGTAAGGTTGAGATTTATCCCTTTCTGCTGCGTATGCCTCTATTATGAGCTGATACAGTTCCGTTTTCTTTTGTGCATTTTTAAGATGTTCTTTAGAGGTAATGTTAGAAATTTGTCCTTTTTGTTCTTGGATgtttatgctattattttgtaTTTGCAAGTTGGTTTATGCAAAGCTTGTTTTAGCCATAATTGGTCAAATTGGGAGATTGTTAAGGATTTGGTTTGGTTGGCTGCATTTTGTTAAAACAAGTTTTTCAGCAAGATGTTGGACAATATGTCTTGACATGCTTGTATAACATTGTGGCGCGTTGTAGTTTTATTTTCACGTAAGATCTATTTTAGATTCTCAGAAGATTTGTTTTGCTTTTACTGCTATCTAAGATGCGTGTATGGAGATTTGATTCCCTGAAGATTTTTTTCAAGCATGAGATATATGAAGATTTTGTTTCTCAAGATTGGATGTCAAAATATTTAAGGAAACATTATTTTTCCCGATTTTATGCAGAAGATTTTATGCAACAATTCAGATTGGATCTGCTATGTTTTTTTAGCCCAAGCCCAAACGCTTCTCTGGCTATAAAAAGGAAGTCTCTAAACCTAAAAAGAGCACGAGCCACATATGTAAAAGTGTCAATTATTAGGGCTTCATCTGTTCACTGTTTATTGTGAGTCACTCTTGTATCGTTTGATGTTAGGGCTGGACTATTAGTTGAGTTGTAATTATGAATCACTCATTAGATTTTAAGCAGTAGTTGATTCTGTTTATTGGATTGCATCTTATCTTTGATTGTCATTGTTGTTTATCACATTTTATGTGATTTAAGGGAAGTGAGAGAGGTCTCATATCTAGGAGTGTCGTAGATAGAAATAACACGGGTAGTAATTAAGTGCGAAGTTTGTAAAACCTAAGGTTGTTTAGAACTtcaaactaatactattatagtggatttTCTCCCTTGCTTGGATGCCCTCGGATGTAGGTGACGTTGCACCGAACTGAGTTAACAATTGACATGTGTTATTTACTCCCTACCATTTACTGTACACTATCAATTTTTACTTCTGTTGTTACGATGTCTTCATGTTACATTCGATATCTTGGTATCCTGACATCGTATACGACATCTGTTCTTTCATGTTGTGCtagaattttagaattttttcataGAAGTACATGGCTATAAGCATACACacaaaatatttttctcaaatgatttatcaaaataaaatactttGAAAAACATATAGAAGTTGTATAGAACAGGACGAGAGTAGTCAAAAAGCCATAAAATAATTTTCTACTCTATTTAATAGGTTGGATAAAAAATTCTAATTGATTAGATTGGCGCGAACTTAAGGTTTAAGGAAAGTTGAGTGCACCCAGATTTTATAAaatgactatatatatatatatatatcttattttTTCATATTGGAAACTTATATACGATTGATTTTCAAAAGTTAACCAATTAGAAAAAGCTTCAATAGATTAGATAACAAGTTTTTTTGCATAAATGCTATTTCCTTTTTTGGGGAACCTCAAGCCTATAAATAAAGGCTCCCTTTCTCATTTCAAAACATCCAGAACAAGAATTTGTGTATtgacacacacacactctctctctaagTTTCAATTTAACTTTGTCATCACTAGTTCTTATAGCCAAATGCTTGTAAGGAAAGTACCATTTGTGAGTGAGGTCAACATTGTAATTTGTGAAAGGGTAGAATTGTAAAAATTCACCAAGGTAGCTATGTTTATAAATCTTGGTTAAATATTATGCAAATAGAGATTATATATGTGGTTCAAAGTTAAACCCGTTAAAAGCATACTGTTAGGGATTGTGTgatcaatttatatatatataggttgAAGATTATCTACTTTTGATAATCTTCCCTTGGTTCTTGATTGGTCGAAGATTATCCGATAATAAAAATCTACCTAGGTTTGAGATCAACCCGATTAAAATCTTAGAGGTAATTTTGTTATCTTGTTAAACCAAAATTGAGCTCATATATTTTGGAACTCGAAGACTAACCGTTACAAGGTTCGCGTTTGTGGAAAGAAGACTAACTGCTTCAATCTAAAGTTGGGAAGAAAGCTTGGTAACTTCACTTTCAACAAGTTATTAGAGAAAAGACGCAAACACTCGTATCATCTGTCTTGTGATATTTTGGCTGTAGGACAACTACCAttttcttgtataagggggttcatgagtctttcctactaaaagctctcaagtaGTATTGAAAACTCTTAAAACCAAGTCTCAGGGAGAGAAGTAGGTCTTTTTTTACCGAGCCTCTATAATGCTTGGTGTTCTCCTTCTTCCTTTAACTTTTTAATTTATGCACTTTAAATATTTACTTTCCGCAGCTTAGAATTAGAAAATGTATTCAAACTCTGATTTAACTTGCCAAAAGTttttcaaaaccatattttttcaaacaacACAATTCACCCTcatcttgtgtgtgaagtctcaagtccaacaagtggcatcagagTCTAACTCATGTTTAAGGACTATTTGTCTCAGGAGGAAGATGACTTCCTACACAAGATCGTTTTTAAACACACCACCACCTTTTGAAAAAAGATAGTTTTGATATTTGGAAAATCACATTGGAATTTTTTCTTCAAAGTATAAATCatgatttatgaaaaatcataatGAATGGTTTGATTTATCCTACTCGTCAAGTAAATGGTGAAGAGGTGAAAAAACCTTATTctcttttgacaaaaaaaaagacaaaaataaatataaatctcaAATCCAAAAATTTCATAATAATGTATTTAGATGATAACAACCTTCTTGATGCTCGTCATTGTAAGACCGCCAAGGAAATGTGAGATACTCTAGAAAATATATATGAGGCTTCTCCAAGTAGCAAGCTAGACAAGATAAACACATAAAGTAAAGATGTTAACTTTAAATATTTTCCTAGCACTAGATGTGACACCCTAATTTCCTAACATATAATATAACAAATAAATTAAGGTATACACTTAATCACATTAGGATGTCACGCATGTCAATTCCCAGTATGTTATGTAacacataaaattttaaaataaaacattaaacaCTTATTGACCCATGCTCACCTTCACTTAGGGTATCACCACAACTGAATTATCGAAAACATAATACAAAGTATGCATGCCATAACTCAATACTTTGTTAAACTTTTAAACAATTGCGGTGACCTACTTCACATAACAATAAAAGCGAAGACGAAACATTGAGAGTATAACATTCAACTATGTAACATAGTAAACAGAACGAAATAACGTTAGCCCCCGCCCAGTGTTACCAAATCAGAGCATGTAATCTAAAGTGCAAAACAAGCTAAAAGAAGAATTGCCTCTCATCATCCTCCAGCTCTAAGCTACTACTTAGTTACTTGCTTATTTGTACTCCAAAGAGCAGCACAaaccacaacaacaacgacaacaacaacaaagggGTGATATTACATTCAAATAATAATGGTGCATAAACAATTAGAGTATATTACTATATATCAATTCACACATATATCAACTATGCACCACAAAAACAAGTATTCATACTTCACTCACATCACAAtcatatgtatttatttatgcaATGCAACTCACAACACATCAAAGACTCATATGCATGCGGTACCGACTCACCATTTGGTTTTCCATACGAACCGAGTCCCAATAAACTGCGAACCTCAAGCCCCTCATCGATCTACAAGCCCCAACACCGAACTTGGGACAAGTCACAAAATCCCGCACTAAACCTGTGAACTCGCCACTTTCACAACAACaatggcatatgatgcatgtCATACATATCAATACAAATCCACAAAAACTACAACGTTTAAGGTCCACACCGACCGTAAACAACATGCATTGACAACAACATAATAATCTCGCCCTGAATTATTATTCAACAAtcaccaacaacaacaaacaacataACTATATCAAAGTCATCATCATTTATCACGCTCACATAATCATATACTTATCACAACTTATAATCGTTCAACACAACATTACTCAGTACAACTCAAGCATATGACAATTCTCTTCAACTAAATTATTATCTCATACATACGTCAACACAATAACGACAAACACATATAATGGTATTACTTCGAACAATACAATTCCTGCACAACAATAATAGGGTAGTCTCCACACCGAAACTACATATTCAATTCAAACATGTTATCAATACATGGATATCAACTCATCTTataatcatatcaacatacaCTCAGTCATTTATAACAATTAGCTAGTTTTTTGTTGCCGACAACTattatgaaaacattgaaactaTAACTTTCACCTCCTTCATGACACCTCTAGCCTATTAGGATACCAACATGAGATAGGCATTCGCGTCAGCTTCCCAAAGTTTTAAACCACACTTCATTTGGATTGATAGATTaaaagttatgatcaaaatattcAGCGGACCAATTTATTGTTGTCGTAGACCCATATATTGGGCAATGTTACTATTTACGTAATTTTTCATAAATGAAAAAGAACCAATCAATTACTCTCATGATGTCGATCGTTTGGTCTGCGTTGTTGTTTCAAAATTTATCAATTTTTCAAATCAACTAATCGGTTGCTTCATGGATCATTAAATTGATCCAAACCACTTTTTATACAGTACTTTTCTAAAATTTTCGAGAAACCAATCGATTGACTTTTTACAAAATAAGTGTGATAAAAGTATGTCATATTGAATAGGAAAGTTTGAACAAAAATGTccacaaatattaataaatatattttcatttttattttttaaaactcaattattttttaaaaggttAAATTATTCCATTTACAAGGGAATGAACTCAAATACAGGGGGCCCACAGTGACAAAAACAAATGGACACGCGGCGAAAAAAAGCCCGTTTTGTTCTCAAACACGGTGGGGCAAGTATCCGCGTGACGTTTCGTTTCATCCTAGCATTACATTATTGTTCTTGATAatcaaaacattttatttttttaaatttcaaatataTTAGTCATGTTCATAAGAAAAACACATTAATCATTGatataaaaaaacatattaatcatCATGTAtaggtatttttattttttattattttttaaaaaaattaaaaaataagaattttaaaattaaaatttttaacttttagtatctcttactaatttaattgttaaaatcattaaattacaagagattaaaatttataatttttaactttataaAAACGATTTTTTACCAAAATTTTTTGAAAGacggaaaaataaaaatatttaaatttagaagaactttaagtttaaaataaaaataaaatgcatatcATATTCACATTTATCTAACATTTTCCATCATTAAACTATACTTTATTCCGCCACCCACAAACAGAAAAAAACCAAGTTTGTCACTCTCATTCACACTCACTCAGACACACCACACGCAGAGACACAGTGATGAACAAACGGTGATGCACACTGCGCACCCCTCACTCAACAACTCATAACCTCTTAATTACTTTCACTAATCAACACTAatcttaacctaatcactttcaCCACCGCTAAACTAACTACTAGATCTCGATCTCCGATGCCGTCAAGGTGGCGGTCGTTGCTTCCGTTCCTCCTCTCGGTGACGGTTACTTACGCAATGCAGGTTCCGGCCACCTTTTCCACGAAGCTGGTTCACCGATTCTCCCAAGAAATGAAACCGGTTCGGGTTCAGACCGGTGACTGGCCGGACCGGCGCAGCATGCAGTACTACCAGAGGCTTCTTAGAAACGACTTTGTCAGGCATAAAGTTAACATCGGTGGTGCTCGGCACCAGCTTCTGTTCCCTTCTCAGGGTAGCAAAACGATGTCGTTTGGAAACGACTTAGCATGGTGATTTTTTATTCTTCTACTTTCTGtgtttttttcgttttttattttttgaattttgaatctgattttgttgttttttgcgATGATAATAGGTTACATTATACGTGGATTGATATAGGGACACCGAGTACTTCGTTCCTTGTTGCATTGGATGCTGGGAGTGATCTTCTTTGGGTTCCTTGTGATTGCATACAGTGTGCTCCTTTGTCTGCCAGTTTCTATGCCAGTTTGGTATGTACACTAACTTGTAattgtataaaaataaaaggtgtATGGAATTAGAGTTTATAAAAAGCGACACCTTTCATTTTAAAAATCGGTTTTGTAAAGATGAGTCAGGTAATATATAGAAAGCTAGTATGATATTCGAGTCTATCAATCATACCACCTTCCATTTATATATGCGCACGAAATACCTAATAGTGTTGGGCGTGAGGTGTGTATTGGAAAACACCTGAGACCCTGTTTTGTAAGGATTAGTTAGActcaaaatgaaaatataatacCTCGATATATAATTAGGATTTATTTATTTGAGTTTAATTACCGGCGTGTACAATTGTGGTACTATTTAGGAGAGCATATGAAACAAATTAGCACACTCTTAagttgttttcatcttatttcctcaAGTTCTTTATGATAGTGTgtaaaattaggttaactttattttatcttttgttataggAATAGCTTTTAGATAGACACTCATATGATAAACATTTATGCTAGTCAAAACATTTTAACTAGAGATTTGTTTGTCCCTAAAAATTGATAAAATCTAAGTGTCAACAGTCATGCCACAGCCTTCTCTCATGTACTATTTTGGTTGTATTGCTTAATATTAGTAATACGGGAAATAATATGTTAGCACCTCAGCTTTATAGGTGCATGTTTGGGTGAAGTTTTAGAGTCTAAGCTAAGAGTTGGTGGCTGGTTTAGCACTTATTTCCAGTAATTGATTCGCAGGTGCTCCCTCACATATGGGGCATCTATTATGCAGGATAGAGATCTGAATGAGTATAGCCCCTCTAGTTCGTTATCCAGCAAGCATCTATCTTGCAGCCATCGGTTATGTGATATGGGTTCAAATTGTAAAACTTCCAAGCAGCAGTGTCCATATACTATCAATTACACGTCAGAGAATACATCAAGTTCTGGGTTGTTAGTTGAGGACATATTGCATCTTCAATCCGGCGATGGCGGTGGCAGCTCATCTAACTCTTCTGTTCAGGCTTCAGTTGTTGTCGGGTATACCTTATTGATTGTGTCCTTGTAACTTCAACATCTCATTGCCTGATGACAGTGTTTCTCTTTTCAACAGTGTGTCCTCATTGACTAACATCAAGCTTGTTGAATGCAGGTGTGGTATGAAGCAAAGTGGTGAGTATTTGAATGGCAATGCTCCGGATGGTGTCATTGGTTTGGGACCTGGGGAAAGTTCAGTTCCGAGTTTTCTTGCTAAATCAGGATTAATCCGTGATTCTTTTTCGTTGTGCTTTAATGAAGATGATTCCGGTAGATTATTTTTTGGTGATCAGGGATCAACCGTGCAACAGTCTACTCCATTCTTGCCCTTGGATGGAATATTGTATGAAATTATATACGTTTAATTAGTTTACGACCTTTTACTATgctaaaataatttcaaaaattgtCTCCTGCTAATTATGATATATTTCCTGCTCAGTTCAACCTACATTGTTGGAGTGGAGGCCTTTTGTATTGGGAATTCGTGTCCTAAAGTAACAAGTTTTAATGCTCAGTTTGATAGTGGAACATCATTTACGTTTCTTCCGGGTCATGCATATGAAGCAATAGCTAAGGAGGTACTTTTGTCTTTAGAATTTCATGATCGTAAATCTCTTCTGTGGATATTTATGAGTTTATTTGACAGTTTGACAAACAAGTGAATGCTACAAGATCAACCTTTCAAGGAGCTCCTTGGGAATTTTGTTATGTACCCAGGTGAATATACTTGATAGATCTCTTTCTTTCCCTCTCCCGTCCGACTCTACTCTCTGTTCTTGATGTCCTAATTGCTAAAAGAATTTCTTTCTGATGACGTTATTTTATATTTGAAACAGTTCGCAACAACAGCTGCCTAAGGTTCCCACATTGACACTCACATTCCAACAGAATAACAGTTTTGTGGTCTATAATCCTGTGTTTGTATTTTACAACGAACAGGTGGGTGTGGATTAAGtggttcctttttcttttggGAGGAGGGGTGAAAAGTAAAACATATAATCATAAGAGGCTTTATCATTAtcataatagaaaaatatttgtcatttcTCTTACCCTTTATCTTTAACCTAATAGAAAAAGTTTTCCACATGAAAATTCAGTTTTCAGTTGGCTATTTTAGTAAGAatggaaatgaaaaaaaaagggtCATTTCTCTTGCAACATATGTATAGCTAAATTATAATGACCGGTTGTTTTGGTGCAGGGAATTGATGGATTTTGTTTAGCAATACAGCCAACCGATGGGGATATGGGAACAATTGGACGTAAGTTTACATATTTTCTCTAGAAAAGTATAGTGATTACCCGTATTCTTGATTCTGAAGAAAAAGGTATCTTGATTTTTTACCATAcagctaattaaattaaattgcaGAAAATTTCATGACGGGATACCGATTGGTATTTGATAGGGAAAACAAGAAGCTAGCATGGTCACGCTCAAATTGTGAGTCAGTTTATTTctcacaaaaatatattcatgttttttttcttctaacgTACGGGTATGTATCCCCGTATCAAGTGCATCCAAAATATGAAGGAGGCTTTAAGTTCAAATCTTATTCATTTGTAGGTCAGGATCTCAGTCTTGGCAAGAAGATGCCCCTCTCCCCTCCTAACAAGACATCGTCAAACCCGCTTCCTGCAGATGAGCAGCAAAGAATCAAAGGGCATGCAGTTGCTCCAGCTGTTGCTGGAAAGGCTCCTCAAAATTCGTCAGTTGTTTCATCTCAGACATCTCAGATGATTTCATACTGGCATCATTGGCACTGCTATTGGCTGCTTCTATTTCATCTTCTGTTAGCCTTTTACTGAGACTTTCACGCACGTAGTATTTCTAGTAGCCTGTCTAAAAGTGTTAAATGT
Encoded proteins:
- the LOC131661438 gene encoding aspartic proteinase-like protein 1 isoform X1; this translates as MPSRWRSLLPFLLSVTVTYAMQVPATFSTKLVHRFSQEMKPVRVQTGDWPDRRSMQYYQRLLRNDFVRHKVNIGGARHQLLFPSQGSKTMSFGNDLAWLHYTWIDIGTPSTSFLVALDAGSDLLWVPCDCIQCAPLSASFYASLDRDLNEYSPSSSLSSKHLSCSHRLCDMGSNCKTSKQQCPYTINYTSENTSSSGLLVEDILHLQSGDGGGSSSNSSVQASVVVGCGMKQSGEYLNGNAPDGVIGLGPGESSVPSFLAKSGLIRDSFSLCFNEDDSGRLFFGDQGSTVQQSTPFLPLDGIFSTYIVGVEAFCIGNSCPKVTSFNAQFDSGTSFTFLPGHAYEAIAKEFDKQVNATRSTFQGAPWEFCYVPSSQQQLPKVPTLTLTFQQNNSFVVYNPVFVFYNEQGIDGFCLAIQPTDGDMGTIGQNFMTGYRLVFDRENKKLAWSRSNCQDLSLGKKMPLSPPNKTSSNPLPADEQQRIKGHAVAPAVAGKAPQNSSVVSSQTSQMISYWHHWHCYWLLLFHLLLAFY
- the LOC131661438 gene encoding aspartic proteinase-like protein 1 isoform X2; this encodes MLGVIFFGFLVIAYSVLLCLPVSMPVWCSLTYGASIMQDRDLNEYSPSSSLSSKHLSCSHRLCDMGSNCKTSKQQCPYTINYTSENTSSSGLLVEDILHLQSGDGGGSSSNSSVQASVVVGCGMKQSGEYLNGNAPDGVIGLGPGESSVPSFLAKSGLIRDSFSLCFNEDDSGRLFFGDQGSTVQQSTPFLPLDGIFSTYIVGVEAFCIGNSCPKVTSFNAQFDSGTSFTFLPGHAYEAIAKEFDKQVNATRSTFQGAPWEFCYVPSSQQQLPKVPTLTLTFQQNNSFVVYNPVFVFYNEQGIDGFCLAIQPTDGDMGTIGQNFMTGYRLVFDRENKKLAWSRSNCQDLSLGKKMPLSPPNKTSSNPLPADEQQRIKGHAVAPAVAGKAPQNSSVVSSQTSQMISYWHHWHCYWLLLFHLLLAFY